Part of the Oncorhynchus nerka isolate Pitt River linkage group LG14, Oner_Uvic_2.0, whole genome shotgun sequence genome is shown below.
tcctacagacagtgagtcaagtGGCCGTGGCCTGTTATATAAGCAGGCacacaggcatcgaggcattcagttactgttcgattgaacattaggatgggcaaaacaagtgacctaagcgactttcaacgtggcatgaTTGTCGGCGGAAGGCATGCCGGACCCATTATCTCTGAAAACAGCCATCCTCCTGGACTTTTCACGCAcggcagtgtctagggtttaccgagaatagtacaacaaacaaaaaacatcaggtcagcagcagtcctgtgggcgaaaacagcttgttgatgaaaAAGGTcggaggagaatggcaagaatcatgcaagctaacaggcgtGCCACAGACAAATAACggcacagtacaacagtggtgtgcagaacggcatctcgaaACGCACAACTCGTCGATCCTTGTCATGGacgggctattgcagcagacgaccacactgggttccacagctaaaaacaagaagcggTTCCAGTGGGCAcgcaatcaccaacactggacaattgaggagtgaaaAACATCTGCTGGAACATGACAGCGAGTTCAGTTTACTTGAGTGGCCTGCACAGTCCCCATTGTCAATCCAATAGAGCatctttgggatgagatggaacaaGCCTGTTCCCAGCATGAATGTACCACCGTCCAATCTGTAGCAACTGCGTttctgacaccttgtagaatgccccaaagaattcaggctgttctttAAACATAGGGGGGTCTgcccggtactagatgggtgtacctaataaacggtCCGGTGAGTGTATAACTACATTACACTTACAGTAAGGATAGCTGTGGCTTTAAAGTGAAACCCTTAGAAACTGCTGGGTCAGTGCAAACCttagcaatgtgtgtgtgtgtgtcctcttcaCTTCCACATGCCTTCTAAACTACATTGTATTGAATTAATAAAATGCACCCTTTTTTGAGCATTTATAGCCTAATGCTTCTAACTTTTAGTGCATCACCCTGCACAGTGATATATGAAAATGTGTCTGAACCAATCAGATTACTAAGGTGCTCTCTTGCTGAAGACACTGCTGCATTAATTTGACTGTGTTTCCAAGCCTGCTGACATGAAATCTAAAGCTGTCGCATACCATAACAATCTATCACATGTATCTGTCTCTGGCCACCTGCCATTCCTGAATAAAGGAACACTGCATATTTATTGGAACACCAGGGTGGGGGAATGTTCTGTATATATTTAGTGTactaagtatatatatatatatatatatatgtatagagagagagagagactcaggacAGAGAATGTGCTCACTGTACATATACAAGCTTTGATTCTCGTCAGCTTTGATTACAGGTCAGCAAATAGCGGTCAGAAAATAAGAAAATGAAGGTCAGAAAATATCAGTTatgtaaatacactgctcaaaaaaataaagggaacacttaaacaacacaatgtaactccaagtcaatcacacttctgtgaaatcaaactgcccacttaggaagcaacactaattgacaataaatgtcacatgctgttgtgcaaatggaatagacaacaggtggaaattataggcaattagcaagacacccccaaaaaAGGAGTAgctctgcaggtggtgaccacagaccacttctcagttcctatgcttcctggctgatgttttgatcacttttgaatgctggcggtgctttcactctagtggtagcatgagacggagactacaacccacacaagtggctcaggtagtgcagctcatccaggatggcacatcaatgcgaggtgtggcaagaaggtttgctgtgtctgtcagcgtagtgtccagagcatggaggcactaccaggagacaggccagtacatcaggagacttggaggaggccataggagggcaacaacccagcagcaggaccactacctccgcctttgtgcaaggaggagcactgccagagccctgcaaattgacctccagcaggccacaaatgtgcatgtgtctgctcaaacggtcagaaacagactccatgagggtggtatgagggcccgacgtccacaggtggcggttgtgcttacagcccaacactgtgcaggacgtttggcttttgccagagaacaccaagattggcaaattcgccacttgcgccctgtgctcttcacggatgaaagcaggttcacactgagcacatgtaacagacgtgacagagtctggagacgccgtggagaacgttctgctgcctgcaacatcctccagcatgaccggtttggcggtgggtcagtcatggtgtgtggtggcatttctttggggggctgcacagccctccatgtgctcgccagaggtagcctgactgccattaggtaccgagatgagatcctcagaccccttgcgagaccatatgctggtgcggttggccctgggttcctcctaatgcaagacaatgctagacctcatgtggctggagtttgtcagcagttcctgcaagaggaaggcattgatgctatggactggcccgcccgttccccagacctgaatccaattgagcacatctgggacatcatgtctcgctccatccaccaacgccacgttgcaccacagactgtccaggagttggcggatgctttagtccaggtctgggaggagatccctcaggagaccatctgccacctcatcaggagcatgcccaggcgttctAGGgaagtcatacaggcacgtggaggccacacacactactgaacctcattttgacttgttttaaggacattcatcaaagttggatcagtctGTGTGGTTTTCCcgtttaattttgagtgtgactccaaatccagacctccatgggttgataaatttgatttccattgataatttttgtgtgatattgttgtcagcacattcaactatgtaaagaaaaaagtatttaataagaatatttcattcattcagatctaggatgtgttattttagtgttccttttatttttttgagcagtgtatgtgtattgACCAAGCATGGTGTATTGCTGATAACTTCAACATTCAGCACTACGCCACCTATTGGTGTGAAATAAGTATTATCATGCGACATCTGGTGAACTAGTACAGCTTCTAGTAGGAAAACAGTTTGTGTAGCATAGAAAATAAAACTGCCTGGTTTACAAATTAGCTGCCATTTATTCTTTCAGAATTTCAAGTTGAGTAAAATCCTCTTTCATAACAAACCAACAGAGAACATTGGATATAACATATTACATGAATATAAAAGTTTTACAAAACATAACTTTTTAGAACTACATATAAACTACATAAAACAACAGCATAATATTAAAATTGGTGTATTAGACACATTTTATATCTTCAAAGTTCTTTAACATTTCTAAAATTGGATAAAAACCCTCTAAGAAATGATACTATAATTGGTGTCAGGAGAAAAGATGTCGGCTTAAGAAGAATGGCATACTTCTCTCTCCATAACACCACCACACTTAAGAGCCATTTAAAACTATTGCAGGTTTGAACTGTGCAACCTGCTTCTCAATTTGAGATTATTTTTTAAGTCAGGAACTGACTGAATCCTGGGTTATTTTGAAGATTCATGTGTCAAGTTAAGATCATTTCAGGCCATGTATACAAGATGGACCAAAGAACAGCACATCCTTTCAGCTTTGGAGTCTCTCTCAGGTCTGGAGTGTCACATATTTTCCCAGGACTCTTGGGTCCTAGGCATGCACAgtgctctgttgttgttgtttttcaaagTATCAGTAAATGGCCTCATCCATGTTCTCATCACTGTCCCCTCCGAACTCCTCTCCATTGTCAAAGTACGACATGATATAGTCTGTCTCCTGTGGGAACACAATCAGAGTGGGAAAAAAATGATACGTATGAGCTCATTCCAACCTTGTGAACTGTGTTTGCTCACTTTCTGTTCAATCATGCATTGGTGTCAATGGAATATGTATGGGGGAAATTGTCTCTAGTAAGGATTCAAGTCAAAGTGATATTATCTCACTGAGGTTGTGTGGGGCATGAACCCTGATGAAAAAAGTAAGAAAGAGCTTGGATGTGTAACAGTTTGgcatccatccctctcctttccctaaCCTGAACGAAAAGACAACTGTCACCCAGGAAGCATCGTTACCTGTCAATGCGGAGCaatggaaacaactacttcaggtCTCCGAGTGggtgacatcaccgattgaacGTTACTAGCGCAcaccggcagggtagcctagtggttagagcgttggactagtaatcgaaaggttgcaagttcgagtccccgagctgacatggtacaaatctgtcgttctgcccctgaacaggcagttaacccacttttcctaggccgtcattgaaaataagaatttgttcttaactgacttgcctagtaaaattcaaaaaataaataaaataattaaacaCTGCTTACTAGCTAGCCGTTTAAACATTGGCTACAGATGCTTACCTCTTCAAACTCTTCTTCATCatactcctcctccccatcttgctgctcttcctcctgcttcttcttctccccttcctcttcatCTGAGGTCACTTCCTCCTCTTTTTTCTCCAATGTCTGAAATATGACACAAATGAATACAAAAGAAACTAAAAGAAAAAGAACATTGATAGTAAAATACTACACCACCAGGCTTACATTAAGTTTGAGGTTTAACAGCAAGAAACATTTCCCTCATCTAGTGTGCCGAGGTTGAGTTGTGTTACATGCCTATAGATGTGGTGAAGAGGTCAATAGAATCCAGACTATGGAGTTAATGTCTGATGTACTGGCTGAGTACCTACTATTCCCACCTCTAGTTTATGGATGATCTCCTCTTTGTCCACCCGGGTCTTTTTGCTGGGTTTGGGGTCCACTGGTGTATCCACACTAAGAGAGGTGTCTGTAACAGACGAAAAGGGGCAAAAGCCAATAATTAGTGAAAACCAACTCCCTCTAtctattccccctcctctcctttcatttAAAAGGCCATTCAACCAAAAGCTATATTTATCTCATAATAGAAGGGCAGATCATTTATGTAGAAGTCAGGCAATATTGTCATTGTCAGTAACCAGCAGTGACTTTATCTTATCCTTCTGTTCAAAGCAGAAGGGCAAATTGATGCATTCATGTGTCTAGGGAGACACAAGCAGTCAGACACAATATTCTTCTGAAGACACCTCTCTCTTCAGCACTCCGCCCAGGAAATAGGAAGGGAAAAAATCATGTGGTCGTAATATGCTCTGAAAGAGACAGGTCTTTCGCCAGCAACGTACATGTCATCAAGTCCTGCAGGAAGCAAACTAAACAGAACTGCAAAATGAATGGATTTTTCTTTTTGCAATAGCCTTCTGTGATCACATGGTGGTGGGTGGGCTTTCATAGTGAATCTGTATCACTCACAAAAATGTCCAGTCAGTCAATGTGAGGTATAAAACAACACTGTATCATCCACTTACTCTCTTTTAGGGGCTTCTTGACACGGATTCGAAGCTCTTTTGGTAGCCTTTTCCAGTCTGGcgttaaaaaacaaaaatcaaacatAATCAATCAGCAGACACAGGTTCTACAATAATGTTTTTACACAGCAATGACCTTGTCAAAATGATGGAATGTTGGTTCACATCCGGTAAAGCTGGGACTAAAACCTCAAATTGTTTTCCCAATCAGCCTCTATTCAGCAGACCCTAATTGTGAGCGACAGCTCAATTTCTCCCATTTGAAACGCTTTGGGTCACCTGACAGTTTCAATCAGGACCGTTCACACTCCATTGTGGCTGACATCTCTGGGGCGGCGTAGCGAGTGATTTCATACTGCTTCAGGATTAGATCATTGATTCTATTAATCCCTGTTTAACAGTGTTATGCTGGTAATCAGATCGTACAATGCAATCCTTCTAATACATGTTCCATAGTCTTTATCTCCTTTCAGTTACAATTTTTGAACTGGAGGTATGATGCAGCTGACTCACCTGGATTCCACTCAATGGTGTTGTCTGACGGCTCACTGTTCTGATATTTATCAGAATACCGCTCCACATCTGGAAGTCAGACAAGAAGCTCATTCATTTCTTAAACATGGTACAAGAGCAAACATGTCTTTGAAAAGAAAGCCTCTGTGTATTATCATGTCTACCTCATTTGCTGCTCCCAAATGTTCTTATCGAAGCATAATTACTTGATTGCATAATTGCTTGATTGAATAATTGAAAAATATTTCCACCCCTGATTTAGGTCATGTCAGCAAAACCTTGTATCACCTAAAATCTTGTATCATTTTAATAAAATAACACCATTGGGAGCTGCTGACAGTGACAAGACATTGACTGTCTAATTTCTGCTACGTTTGGATGTCTGTAATGACTCTTTTCATCGCTAACACACAGAGATGGTGTCTTCCCAGGCTTAAGTACCTTTCTTGGAGACGGCTTGGCGGACATAAAATGGTAGGGTCTTCATGTTTCCCCTGAACTCCTGCTTCAGTGCCAACATGTACTCTGCTTCCTCTCCCATCACCAAGGGGACAGGCTTGTGTTCCATGGGCTACATGTGCACAAAAAACATCATACATATTAGGCTAGTCCTTAAAACGACAACAAAAGGCTCAATGCATGCTTTCCCAAAATAGCATGCTCTTATTTGCTCCCAACCAAACACATATCTTACTGTCTCAATACATTTAAACAAAAAATGTCAGCCCTGGATGTTGCTTAGACAAATAGAAAAATCAGGAGAAAAGACTGAGAATAGCCTCTAAATAAAGCCAATATTTGACAATGAGGTGCATCCAAAATGAAAAATGACAGCTACAGGGTCAGTCACATCAACCCTTACTCACAGGGAACAGAGGTGTAGGCTGGAGAATTGAAGGCGGCAGGTTCTCCCCTTTCCCAATCCCGACTGCCTCGATACTGAAGCTCATGTACCCCTTGCCGCGACCTCTGCCGCGGCCCAGGCCAGCCATGGAGCGAGCACACAGCGGGGGGGTTCACAGGTAAATCTGTCAAGGGAAGAAGAATGCAATGGGCACTAAAAGAGTACTGAGTAATAGCACTTCTATTTTCCCAAACTATCTGTGtaaagctacagttgaagtcggacgtttacatacacttaggttgtatatcattaaaactcattttcaaccactccacaatttcttgttaacaaactatagttttggcaagtcggttaggacatctacttcatgCATGACACAggccatttttccaacaattgtttacggacatattatttcacttttaattcactgcatcacaattccagtgggtcagaagattacataaaTAAATcagtctctctactattattctgacatttcacattcttaagataaagtggtgatcctaactgacctaagacaaggaagttttactaggattaaacgtcaggaaatgtgaaaaaaaatgtatttggctaaggggtatgtaaacttccgacttcaactgtatataagctTATTTTTCTGgccagtgccttgcaaaagtattcaccctccttggcatttttcctattttgttgtaaactgtcaactgcgtttattttcatcaaacttaacatgtaaatatttgtatgaacataagattcaacaactgagacataaactgaacaagttccacagacatgtgactaacagaaatggaattaagtgtccctgaacaaagggggagtcaaaatcaaaagtaacagtcagtatctggtgtggccaccagctgcattaagtactgcagtgcatctcctcctaatggactgcaccagatttgccaattcttgctgtgagatgttaccccactctaccaccatggcacctgcaagttcctggacaattctggggggaatggctctccgatccaacaggtcccagaagtgctcaatgggattgagatccgggctcttcgctggccatggcacaacactgacattcctgtcttgcaggaaatcacgcacagaacgagcagtatggctggtgtcaggctggagggtcatgtcaggatgagcctgcaggaagggtaccacatgagggagggggatgtcttccctgtaacgcacagcgttgagcattacctgcaatgacaacaagctcagtccgatgatgctgtgacacaccgccccagaccatgacggaccctccacctccaaaccaatcccgctccagagtacaggccttggtgtaacgctcattcctttgacgataaactcgaatccgaccatcacccctggtgagacaaaaccgcgactcgtcagtgaagagcactttttgacagtcctgtctggtccagcgacggtgggtttgtgcccataggcgacgttgttgccagtgatgtctggtgaggacctgccttacaacaggcctacaagccctcagtccagcctctcgcAGCCTATTGCGAAaagtctgagcactgattgagggcttgtgcattcctggtgtaactcgggcagtcaTTTGCAATCCTGTACCTGTCCGCAGATGTGATGtctggatgtaccgatcctgtgcaggtgttgttacacgtggtctgccactgcgaggacgatcagctgtccatcctgtctccctgtcttcgGGGTCTCACCGTATGGACTCCTCATGCCTCAttgcagcatgtctaaggcacattcacgcagacgagcagggaccctgggcatctttcttttggtgtttttcaaagtcagtagaaaggcctctttagtgccttaaattttcataactgtgaccttaattgcctatcatctgtaagctgttactgtcttaacgaccgttccacccCTAAGCAAGGGACACAACCAagtggcactatgaagaccaaggagctctccaaacaggtcagggacaaagttgtggaggaGTACAGATcaaggttgggttataaaaaaatatctgaaactttgaacatcccacagagcaccattaaatccattattaaaaaattgaaaaaacatggcaccacaacaaacctgccaagagaagtccgcccaccaaaactcacggaccaggcaaggagggcgttaaatgagaggcaacaaagagaccaaagataaccctgaaggtaCTGCAAAGcttcacagcggagattggagtatctgtccataggaacactttaagctgtacactccacagagctgggctttacagaagagtgtccAGGAAAAATCCaatgcttaaagaaaaaaatgtgcaaacatgtttggtgtttgcaaaaaggcatgtgggagactccccaaatatatggaagaaggtacttaTAAATGCCTCCTGAGCTAAGTTCACctgtcataccccatcacaaTTCAATCAAAATTATAAGCTtttttactccattgtttgtaaacaatgtaatagtaaacaaacactgtatagactaaaaacaaaaaacatggttaaaactataattttagTCTCATGGAtggtctgggtaccagtctggaACTCTTTTCTTTTGCATGTGACACGGAGTAAAAGGAATGGAATATAGCCAGATAAGGATATAATGAGATGCTtgtctccaccctaacaataGGATTAGTTGTCCACAGAGTGGAATGGTGGGCTGTCAactctttggattggtggatacattTTGTTATttgaatcatttaaaaaatatattcgaTTAAGGGTGTTGACATCAACCACTAGTATTCAATGGAGCTTGAGATGCTATGCTAGCTTCATGAATATGCATAGACCTGCTCTAATTTCAACAGGGAAGTGTATCACACTTTTATCAGTACACTCATAGCAACCTAAGCATTAGAAAATGTATATTAGATTAAACAAGCCTCACGAAACAAAATAACAAATTATATTTATCTGGACTAAATTCAACACTATCATAAAACTCATCTGCTTATTAATTAAGGATATGCTTAAGTGGACAGATTTTGGGCAGAAATAGGGCTCTCTGGTAACCAGGCTACCATCCTCCAGCTGCGTACCAAATCAACGCCAGGTGttgcaggaaggccaagaagatcatcagggaCCCCATAGCCTAACCATCTCTGAATTTGTTGTCGTTTGAATCGCATTCTGCCCCTTTAACAGCAAGTTACCTATCTAGTTTTGTGCGGCTTGCTAACTTGTTCCATCTTACCTTCTAGTGATTTCAGTGATATTAACTTGCTTGCTCAGATAACTTGGTTGCACAGTAGCTACATGACAGCTGTAGCTAGTAAGAACTTGCTAGAAAACGACTAGCGCCTAACGTTACTATCTAGTTAGCTAGATAACGACGTTAGCTAGTGTTGTCAGATTTATCACGACAAAATATCGGTCACCAAGACAACGTGCTTACTAACTAACCATATCAACTTATTCACGACCTCCCACCTTCTGCGCCATAGCGAGCTACAAATCTTTAAATATAAAAATATTAAAACATcgaagttaacgttagctagtttaCAAATCCGCGGGCTACGTTATTGTTTACCAAACACTATGTTGTTTGCGGAACTCGACTACCCTGCGCTACACTGCCCCCTGCTGTATTGGAGTTGAATACATTCCAGAACCTCATTCCAGATGCAGTGTCTCCCCAAAAATGATGGTCACACTTTTGTTTGCCATCTGAGAGATCAATATGTCTGTACCATACATTCATTTCGATTAGCTGAATGTCATGGCTGAAATGTTATCTAATGACCATTAATGACTAATGACCATTGTCAggtgcaattgtaaatgagaacatgttctcaacttgcctacatggttaaatgaaggtgaaataaaaaataaaataaaaaattaaggtTTGAGCCACCAAGTAGGAACCTCCGAGGGGAGTGAGTGTGATACAACATAAAGTAGATATATTTGTTCCCTGCTGTGGGAGCTGGGTTGGCATGCATTAGCTCAAAATACTTAATTTTGCTGACATTGTAAAGGTGGTTTGTCTTGGTCTGGATATTACCACATCCTGGTGATGTTTATTATTAATCGTTGTTCTTgtttctacagttgaagtcggaagtttacatacaccttagccgactacatttaaactcagtttttcacaattcctgacatttaatcctagtaaatattccctgttttaggtccgttaggatcaccactttattttaagaatgtgaaatgtcagaataatagtagagtgaaggatttatttcagcttttatttctttcatcacattcccagtgggtcagaagtttacatacactcaattagtatttggtagcattacttttaaattgtttaacttgggtcaaacgttttgggtagccttccacaaccttcccacaataagttgggtgaattttggaccattcctcctgacaaagctggtgtaactgagtcaggtttgtaggcctccttgctcgcacacactttttcagttctgcccacacatgttctataggattgaggtcagggctttgtgatggccactccaatatcttgactttgttgtccttaagccattttgccacaactttgtaagtatgcttggggtcattgtccatttggaagacccatttgcgaccaaactttaacttcctgactgatgtcttgagatgttgcttcaaaatatccacatcatttttctctctcatgatgccatctattttgtgaagtgcaccattccctcctgcagcaaagcacccccacaacataatgctgccacccccgtgcttcacgattgggatggtgtttttcagcttgcaagcctccccctttttcctcaaaacataacgatggtcttgatggccattatggccatttttgtttcttcagaccagaggacatttctccaaaaaggacaatctttgtccccatgtgcagttgcaaatcgtagtgtGGCTGTTTTAtgacagttttggagcagtggcttcttccttgctgagcgacctttcaggttatgttgatataggactcgttttactgtggatatagatacctttgtacctgtttcctccagcatcttcacaaggtcctttgctgttgttctgggattgatttgcacttttcgcaccaaagtacattcatctctaggagacagaacgcgtctccttcctgagaggtatgacggctgcgtggtcccatggtgtttatacttgccaactattgtttgtacagatgaacgtggtaccttcaggcatttggaaattgctcccaaggatgaaccggacTTGTCTCAGCTgatttcttggctgatttcttttgattttctcatgatgtcaagcaaagaggcactgaaagTAGGCatttgaaatatatccacaggtacacctccaaattattcaaagtatgtcaattagcctatcagaaacttctaaagccatgacgtcattttctggaattttccaagctgaggcacagtcaacttagtgcatgtaaacttctgacccactggatctgtgatacaatgaattataagtgaaataatctgtctggaaacaattgtttgaagaatt
Proteins encoded:
- the LOC115140980 gene encoding DNA-directed RNA polymerase III subunit RPC7-like isoform X2, with the protein product MAGLGRGRGRGKGYMSFSIEAVGIGKGENLPPSILQPTPLFPPMEHKPVPLVMGEEAEYMLALKQEFRGNMKTLPFYVRQAVSKKDVERYSDKYQNSEPSDNTIEWNPDWKRLPKELRIRVKKPLKENTSLSVDTPVDPKPSKKTRVDKEEIIHKLETLEKKEEEVTSDEEEGEKKKQEEEQQDGEEEYDEEEFEEETDYIMSYFDNGEEFGGDSDENMDEAIY
- the LOC115140980 gene encoding DNA-directed RNA polymerase III subunit RPC7-like isoform X1, whose translation is MAGLGRGRGRGKGYMSFSIEAVGIGKGENLPPSILQPTPLFPPMEHKPVPLVMGEEAEYMLALKQEFRGNMKTLPFYVRQAVSKKDVERYSDKYQNSEPSDNTIEWNPDWKRLPKELRIRVKKPLKENTSLSVDTPVDPKPSKKTRVDKEEIIHKLEVGITLEKKEEEVTSDEEEGEKKKQEEEQQDGEEEYDEEEFEEETDYIMSYFDNGEEFGGDSDENMDEAIY